A genomic segment from Estrella lausannensis encodes:
- a CDS encoding L-threonylcarbamoyladenylate synthase: MRVSVDEAAQILLKGENVAVPTETVYGLAALMDNIQGVDRIFALKNRPRANPLIIHIADVETVEAVAKEIPEGFYALASAFWPGPLALALPVDVSKVPESVRAGLPTACFRMPNHPLALELIRKSGPLVMPSANLSGKPSPTAAGAVEEDFGSLVPVLDGGPCQRGVESTILIWQDGMWRLGRLGALAVEEIAALLGYYPEGSDGKEKPLCPGQKWRHYAPKAHLLTSLPVSEEVEAVIGFDERSYPQRKYFFSLGSIHSPEKAAFRLYEILRKLDRQGIKSAFIDVDFPSTGLWRTLRERILKAAGQEFDAK; the protein is encoded by the coding sequence CGATGAGGCAGCACAAATTTTGCTTAAAGGGGAAAATGTCGCAGTTCCCACAGAGACGGTGTACGGCCTTGCAGCTTTGATGGACAACATCCAGGGAGTCGATCGAATTTTCGCTTTGAAAAATAGGCCGAGAGCAAACCCCCTTATCATTCATATCGCAGACGTGGAAACAGTCGAGGCTGTGGCAAAAGAGATCCCAGAGGGCTTTTATGCGCTTGCGAGTGCCTTCTGGCCGGGGCCTCTGGCATTAGCCCTGCCTGTCGATGTTTCAAAAGTGCCTGAATCTGTGCGTGCGGGGCTCCCGACGGCTTGCTTTCGCATGCCAAACCATCCTTTGGCTTTAGAGTTGATTCGAAAATCCGGCCCGCTTGTCATGCCTTCGGCAAACCTGTCGGGCAAGCCATCACCAACCGCCGCTGGGGCCGTTGAAGAAGATTTTGGTAGCCTGGTGCCGGTTTTGGATGGTGGGCCATGTCAGAGGGGGGTGGAGTCCACAATTTTGATCTGGCAAGATGGGATGTGGCGACTTGGCCGCCTGGGAGCGCTTGCAGTTGAGGAGATAGCTGCCCTGCTTGGATATTATCCTGAAGGATCAGATGGAAAAGAAAAGCCTCTCTGTCCAGGACAGAAGTGGCGTCATTATGCCCCTAAAGCCCACCTTCTGACCTCCCTCCCTGTCTCTGAAGAGGTTGAGGCCGTCATCGGTTTTGACGAAAGATCATATCCGCAAAGAAAATACTTTTTTTCTCTCGGCTCCATTCACTCTCCTGAAAAAGCGGCTTTTCGACTCTATGAGATACTGCGCAAGCTGGACAGGCAGGGAATTAAATCCGCTTTCATCGACGTTGATTTCCCCTCTACCGGTCTTTGGAGAACGCTTAGAGAGCGTATCTTAAAAGCTGCCGGTCAGGAATTTGACGCGAAATGA